In Thiospirochaeta perfilievii, a single window of DNA contains:
- the rsxE gene encoding electron transport complex subunit RsxE has protein sequence MKNYSADLYRGIVKENPTFVLFLGMCPTLALTNNLSNAIGMGVSVVVVLSITNTLISLIRKIIPGDIRIPVYITVIASVVTVLGMLMEAYLPALFESLGIYLPLIVVNCIILGRAEAFASTNGVMDSFMDGIASGLGFLLGLSTLAFFRELIGTGAVELLNFRIIDAAHAPVIFVQSSGAFLMFGFIAWMINTIKLKKEKEEKLKKALLIKEKMEKAKLAKEAKEKLEKESSDKVDKDE, from the coding sequence ATGAAAAATTATTCCGCAGATTTATATAGGGGGATTGTAAAGGAAAACCCTACCTTTGTTCTTTTTTTAGGAATGTGTCCAACCCTAGCATTAACAAATAATCTAAGTAATGCCATTGGTATGGGGGTAAGTGTTGTAGTTGTTTTATCTATTACTAATACACTAATCTCCTTAATAAGAAAGATAATTCCAGGGGATATACGAATTCCAGTCTACATTACAGTTATAGCATCAGTTGTTACTGTTTTAGGGATGTTAATGGAGGCATATCTACCCGCTTTATTTGAAAGTCTTGGTATCTACCTACCATTAATTGTTGTTAACTGTATTATTTTAGGTAGGGCAGAAGCATTTGCATCAACAAATGGAGTTATGGACTCCTTTATGGATGGAATTGCAAGTGGTCTTGGTTTTTTATTAGGTTTATCAACCCTTGCTTTTTTTAGGGAGTTAATAGGAACTGGAGCAGTTGAGCTTCTTAATTTTAGGATTATTGATGCAGCCCATGCACCTGTTATATTTGTTCAATCCTCAGGAGCTTTTTTAATGTTTGGTTTTATTGCATGGATGATAAATACTATTAAATTAAAAAAAGAGAAGGAAGAGAAACTTAAAAAAGCTCTACTTATAAAAGAAAAAATGGAAAAGGCTAAGCTTGCAAAGGAAGCTAAGGAAAAGTTAGAGAAAGAGAGTAGTGATAAGGTAGATAAAGATGAATAG
- a CDS encoding FMN-binding protein, whose protein sequence is MLKTSLKYGGILFIAASICALFVSSVFVIVDPIIIERRIEKVRDNLNSIFSNTTFEYKDISAEYDLERVSNCDSLYLVNLDNNRVNYVYEMSPEGRNDNIIFLIAYDSDGNVVKIQYVQMRETKGRGDKITKDNYLDKIYNQNASEMEVDMITGATYSSRAMKESIESSSKHLISEVLK, encoded by the coding sequence ATGTTAAAAACTAGTCTAAAGTATGGTGGTATTTTGTTTATAGCCGCATCTATTTGTGCTCTTTTTGTATCATCAGTATTTGTAATTGTTGATCCAATAATCATTGAGAGACGAATAGAGAAGGTTCGTGATAATTTAAATAGTATTTTTTCTAATACAACCTTTGAATATAAGGATATATCAGCGGAGTATGATCTAGAAAGAGTATCTAACTGTGACTCTCTATATCTAGTTAATCTAGATAATAATAGAGTTAATTATGTTTACGAGATGAGCCCTGAAGGACGTAATGATAATATAATATTTTTAATAGCCTATGATAGTGATGGTAATGTAGTAAAAATTCAGTATGTTCAGATGCGGGAGACTAAGGGCCGTGGTGATAAAATTACTAAGGATAACTACTTAGATAAAATATATAATCAGAACGCGTCTGAGATGGAAGTTGATATGATTACAGGAGCTACTTACTCCTCTAGGGCTATGAAAGAGAGTATTGAGTCAAGCTCTAAACACTTGATAAGTGAGGTTCTAAAATGA
- a CDS encoding RnfABCDGE type electron transport complex subunit D — MKVILNKLPVSHLKGELDKTVNDFIKVLFVFAGLSIIYNSFNDLAYGIKSLLIFLVSTLICRETEILFVSQKLDIPRSEAKESLVTTKPEITAIIYALLLPVGTPLFVVAVGAFISIFVGKMVFGGYSFNVFNPAIIGKLFVSLSWPLLVTLNFSNSFDNYLLEIIFKRDFSEEILSPLMQLQANGIVSLNNMSSIKELLFLPNNGMLFSIPSIFFILAIIFFIVRKTLDLKPLLFTFVTTTVMLSVITLHFNLTINYILFNILAGGFLFVSIFMMTDPFTKPFSNYGLMFYSSIFSLVFILIRFLGKDADGVFNALLFANLFVPLLNKKTTSKKLGLNKSSFISGVILILILLGSGLFVNNILDQRISENKIVVNEYVKN; from the coding sequence ATGAAAGTAATTCTAAATAAATTGCCAGTTTCACATCTAAAAGGTGAGCTTGATAAAACAGTTAATGATTTTATTAAGGTTTTATTTGTTTTTGCTGGTTTATCTATTATATATAATTCATTTAATGATTTAGCCTATGGGATTAAGTCTCTTTTAATATTTTTAGTTAGTACTCTTATCTGTAGAGAGACTGAGATCTTATTTGTATCTCAGAAGTTAGATATTCCAAGGTCAGAGGCTAAGGAGTCTCTGGTTACTACAAAACCTGAAATAACTGCTATAATTTATGCACTGTTGTTACCTGTAGGAACACCACTTTTTGTAGTAGCAGTTGGAGCTTTTATCAGTATATTTGTTGGGAAGATGGTTTTTGGTGGTTACTCTTTTAACGTTTTCAACCCAGCTATAATTGGTAAACTTTTTGTATCCCTATCCTGGCCTCTATTAGTTACATTAAACTTTTCTAATAGCTTTGATAACTATCTCCTTGAAATTATCTTTAAAAGAGATTTTTCTGAAGAGATTCTATCTCCATTAATGCAGTTACAGGCTAATGGTATTGTCTCTTTAAACAACATGAGCTCTATAAAAGAACTACTCTTTCTACCTAATAATGGAATGTTATTCTCTATACCATCAATCTTTTTTATATTAGCAATAATATTCTTTATTGTGCGAAAAACATTAGATCTTAAACCACTACTTTTTACTTTTGTTACAACAACTGTAATGTTAAGTGTTATAACTCTACATTTTAATCTAACTATCAATTATATCCTATTTAATATATTAGCTGGTGGGTTTTTATTTGTATCTATTTTTATGATGACAGATCCTTTTACAAAACCATTCTCTAACTATGGTTTAATGTTCTACTCTTCCATATTCTCATTAGTATTTATATTAATAAGATTTCTTGGAAAGGATGCAGACGGGGTTTTTAACGCCCTACTATTTGCCAATCTTTTTGTTCCACTACTAAATAAAAAAACTACTAGTAAAAAGCTAGGATTAAATAAGAGCAGCTTTATTAGTGGAGTTATTTTGATCTTAATACTTTTGGGATCAGGTCTGTTTGTTAATAACATTCTTGATCAGAGAATTTCTGAAAATAAAATAGTGGTGAATGAATATGTTAAAAACTAG
- a CDS encoding cytochrome d ubiquinol oxidase subunit II produces the protein MNHEILANIWYFVLVLVWSIYLSQEMFVTGVGMLSLTFKVDDISFKKINESVGTFWDGIQVWLIVAIGGLFATFPKAYGLTLQALYIPIFLLLFSVIFRGTSIELIYKSDDSKWQKFVSKIWGISSFILIFIEGIYLINLIVGLPIKNQLMTENFLTIFSRASLLMGLLLVLSAISLGYTWIKLTLGRDFKIISKVSILWISGAAVFVVALIFLSLTNEYKLFEVGLFSTNKLLWIMPIASMILYILQFVFHLLEKYVLMFISIVLGLSLVLFSGFTASFPFILPSTISLNDGLLIVDAASSFHTLKIISGVSLVFLPIVIGYQLWKYISFGRRI, from the coding sequence ATGAATCATGAAATATTAGCTAATATTTGGTATTTTGTATTAGTTTTAGTTTGGAGTATATATTTAAGCCAAGAGATGTTTGTTACTGGGGTTGGAATGTTAAGTTTAACATTCAAAGTTGATGATATCAGTTTTAAAAAAATAAATGAGAGTGTTGGTACATTCTGGGATGGAATACAAGTCTGGTTAATAGTTGCTATAGGAGGACTATTTGCAACATTTCCAAAAGCCTATGGCCTAACCCTCCAAGCCTTATATATTCCTATCTTTCTTCTTCTTTTTTCTGTAATATTTCGTGGCACATCTATAGAATTAATTTATAAGTCAGATGATTCTAAGTGGCAAAAGTTTGTTAGTAAAATCTGGGGGATATCAAGTTTTATTCTTATATTTATAGAGGGAATATATTTAATCAACTTAATTGTTGGCCTACCAATTAAAAATCAACTAATGACCGAGAACTTTTTAACAATATTTTCTAGGGCATCCCTGTTAATGGGATTATTATTAGTTCTATCCGCAATCTCTTTAGGTTATACATGGATCAAACTTACCCTAGGAAGGGATTTCAAAATAATTTCCAAAGTATCAATTTTATGGATAAGTGGAGCGGCAGTTTTTGTTGTAGCTCTAATATTCTTATCTTTAACAAATGAGTATAAACTATTTGAAGTTGGTCTTTTTTCAACAAATAAACTACTTTGGATAATGCCTATAGCTTCAATGATTCTTTATATTCTACAATTTGTTTTCCATCTTTTAGAAAAATATGTTCTTATGTTCATATCCATAGTTTTAGGATTATCCCTAGTTTTATTTAGTGGTTTTACTGCATCTTTTCCATTTATTCTTCCTTCTACAATTAGTTTAAATGATGGTTTATTAATAGTTGATGCAGCATCTTCATTCCATACTTTAAAAATTATATCTGGTGTATCCCTTGTATTTTTACCTATAGTTATTGGGTATCAATTATGGAAATATATTAGTTTTGGGAGAAGAATATAA
- a CDS encoding cytochrome ubiquinol oxidase subunit I has protein sequence MVEILSRIQFAFTVGFHFLFVPLSIGLIFLVCIYEYKYLKSKEVKYKHLSEFYGDMFVINYAFGIVTGITMSLQFGTNWSAYSIYMGDVFGAPLVFEAMIAFFLESTFTGLWIFKKNKMSNRLRFITVLLIFIGTNFSALWIITANGFMQNPVGYALAADGSRVLVENFKEIIFNPYAWYMLVHNNISAILLGSYFVLGIGAYRYLKIDKESQEAKTFELGFKPANILLVITSLLMPAVGFSYFNYIVPIQSTKIDAISGGSPFVTISFGLMVGLGTFFIFYSIYTLIFFKRFMNSPVMQKFYLWTFPLPYIAILAGWIVAEVGRQPYVVYGLMLTNDAVSNVPVMQVWFSLITIFVMYAILAVGCIYLIKKRITSPLVKEESL, from the coding sequence ATGGTTGAAATTTTAAGTAGAATACAGTTTGCCTTTACAGTGGGATTTCACTTTTTATTTGTTCCACTTAGTATTGGCCTAATTTTTTTAGTTTGTATATATGAATATAAATATTTAAAAAGTAAAGAGGTTAAGTATAAACACTTATCTGAGTTCTACGGTGATATGTTTGTTATCAATTATGCTTTTGGAATTGTTACTGGAATAACAATGAGTCTACAGTTTGGTACTAACTGGTCTGCCTATTCTATATATATGGGGGATGTTTTTGGTGCTCCATTGGTATTTGAAGCAATGATTGCTTTTTTTCTAGAATCAACCTTTACAGGTTTATGGATATTTAAGAAGAACAAGATGTCTAATAGGTTAAGGTTTATAACTGTTCTTCTCATTTTTATTGGAACTAATTTTTCAGCTCTATGGATTATTACAGCAAATGGTTTTATGCAAAATCCTGTGGGATATGCATTAGCCGCGGATGGAAGTAGAGTTTTAGTTGAGAACTTCAAGGAGATAATATTTAATCCATACGCTTGGTATATGTTAGTTCACAATAATATTTCAGCAATTCTTCTAGGTTCATACTTTGTTCTTGGTATAGGAGCATATAGATATCTTAAGATTGATAAAGAATCACAGGAGGCTAAAACCTTTGAGTTAGGCTTCAAACCAGCTAATATCCTATTAGTGATTACATCCCTATTAATGCCTGCTGTAGGATTTTCTTACTTTAACTACATAGTTCCTATTCAATCAACAAAGATTGATGCAATTAGTGGAGGCTCTCCATTTGTTACTATAAGCTTTGGCTTAATGGTTGGACTTGGAACATTTTTCATCTTTTACTCAATATATACCCTTATATTTTTTAAAAGATTTATGAATTCTCCAGTTATGCAGAAGTTTTATCTATGGACTTTTCCCCTACCATATATAGCAATACTTGCAGGATGGATAGTTGCAGAAGTTGGACGACAGCCCTATGTTGTATACGGATTAATGTTAACTAATGATGCTGTAAGTAATGTCCCTGTAATGCAGGTATGGTTCTCACTTATTACTATCTTTGTTATGTATGCTATTTTAGCCGTTGGTTGTATTTATCTTATTAAGAAAAGAATAACCTCACCACTTGTGAAGGAGGAGTCTCTATGA
- a CDS encoding SH3 domain-containing protein — MLKRIILILILSISVVNIFSDELEYKNITVKSAQIRQRPSFLGKILFTLNYTDEVAIYETKNGWSYIGFNSNKGWIHNSALSDKKLILKKSDSKIEDRVSGSEVALAGKGFNSEIEENYKSQNNLDYYWIDQMEEYQVDIESLIDFSYSYNLNIGGLE; from the coding sequence ATGTTAAAAAGGATAATTTTAATACTAATTTTATCAATAAGTGTAGTAAACATATTTTCTGATGAATTAGAATATAAAAATATAACTGTAAAGAGCGCACAGATTAGGCAGCGTCCTAGTTTTTTAGGGAAAATTCTATTTACCCTTAACTATACAGATGAAGTAGCAATCTACGAAACTAAAAACGGTTGGTCTTATATAGGATTTAATAGTAACAAGGGTTGGATCCATAACTCCGCCTTAAGTGATAAAAAGTTAATACTTAAAAAGAGTGATAGTAAAATAGAAGACAGAGTTTCAGGTAGCGAAGTTGCCCTAGCAGGGAAAGGCTTTAATAGTGAAATAGAGGAGAACTATAAATCACAAAACAATTTGGATTATTACTGGATCGATCAGATGGAAGAGTATCAAGTAGATATAGAATCTCTTATAGACTTCTCTTATAGTTATAATTTAAATATTGGAGGTTTAGAATAA
- a CDS encoding M48 family metalloprotease, translated as MKRVLLLFILTPFFFSCTTIGPIAELMGEIGYLSDSQVDSISKSAEAGAKAAEDITPSEEYYIGRSLGAIILSQYSVYNDTKSTEYLNKIGQLLSLNSSRPETFGGYHILILDSDEINAFAAPSGHIFISKGLIKLTENEDELAAIIAHEISHVVLQHGLEAIKKSRVTSFVTILGSSALKEFGSKEVAELTTLFEDSLADITSTLINSGYSRKFELEADLMTIDILRRTGYDVYALSKVLKNMSKVLTPNGLDFAKTHPDPEDRLENLKEEGDINGFGKKIDPNRRFIENLRNL; from the coding sequence ATGAAAAGAGTACTCTTACTATTTATTTTAACTCCATTTTTTTTCTCCTGTACTACTATTGGCCCTATAGCTGAGCTTATGGGAGAGATCGGTTACCTATCAGACTCCCAGGTTGACTCTATTTCAAAATCAGCTGAGGCTGGAGCAAAGGCTGCTGAAGATATAACACCATCGGAGGAGTATTATATAGGTAGATCATTAGGAGCAATAATATTATCCCAATACTCAGTATATAATGATACTAAATCTACAGAGTATTTAAACAAAATTGGACAATTATTATCCCTAAACTCCTCTAGGCCTGAAACCTTTGGAGGTTATCATATTCTAATATTAGATAGTGATGAAATAAACGCATTTGCTGCACCAAGTGGTCATATATTTATATCTAAAGGTTTAATAAAACTAACAGAAAATGAGGATGAACTAGCTGCAATTATAGCCCATGAGATAAGCCATGTAGTATTACAACACGGTTTAGAGGCTATTAAAAAATCAAGAGTAACTAGTTTTGTAACGATTTTAGGAAGTAGTGCCTTAAAAGAGTTTGGAAGTAAAGAGGTCGCAGAGCTAACTACCCTATTTGAAGACTCTTTAGCGGATATAACCTCCACACTAATCAATTCGGGTTATTCTAGGAAGTTTGAATTAGAAGCAGACTTAATGACAATAGATATTTTAAGAAGAACCGGTTATGACGTTTATGCTCTTAGTAAAGTTTTAAAAAATATGTCTAAAGTACTAACTCCCAACGGCTTAGATTTTGCAAAAACCCACCCTGACCCAGAGGACAGATTAGAAAACCTCAAGGAAGAGGGTGATATTAATGGTTTTGGTAAAAAAATAGATCCTAACAGAAGATTTATAGAGAATCTAAGGAACTTATAG
- a CDS encoding CHASE2 domain-containing protein, whose amino-acid sequence MGVKKYRGIIIAFISVLLSTLLWLTGSLDSFENLTWDSRVKLLSNNEKASDNVVLILLDQISLDWAEQEQGLPWPWPREVLTTIINSVSRAGAKSISFDVLYTEASIHGVWDDSAFGDSIEDSNIFIGSTTLMNKPTKDNISLPTGEIVIDGLKEWLDLKSTNIDIFNSITETIPEVLNKSRFVANVKIEPDSDGTYRRGQLFYLYNNKVIPSHALASYIMDKKYKISIKKGILKIDDKVIPINNRGEAILNFRGPSGTYKSINAAKIINSEISYLNGEESDIDLSIFKDSHVLFGYKAAGLLDLRATPISGKETGVEIHATMLDNLLTDDFISEFNIFLSILLTLLLCSIAGFLYTKYQDIKKGIFFYLVFIGSTIVLSIILYVNNIWYPLFYTEISILITLTTSGIFNLATEGKQKRFIKSVFRQYLSPDYIENILKDPGKLKLGGEKKELSIFFSDLEGFTTISEGLSPEDLTKLINEYLTAMTDIILDEGGTIDKYEGDAIIAFWNAPIDYHDHAIRAVRAALRCQKKLEELRPYFKETTGHIMKMRIGINTGDAIVGNMGSNTRFDYTMLGDSVNLAARLEGVNKQFGTYTMISKSTYNRLNSVFPVRELGKVRVVGKRESITVYEPMLKEDYNDKIYDRFLIGLNHFYNSNFNEAIDNFSEIPSDPVSQKYITMINRIKNSNQEKWDGTLTLTEK is encoded by the coding sequence GTGGGAGTAAAAAAATACAGAGGTATTATAATTGCATTTATATCAGTTTTACTATCCACTCTACTCTGGTTAACAGGTAGTTTAGACTCCTTTGAAAATTTAACATGGGACAGTAGAGTTAAACTATTATCCAATAATGAGAAGGCCTCTGATAATGTGGTATTAATACTACTTGATCAAATTAGTTTAGATTGGGCAGAGCAGGAGCAAGGCCTCCCCTGGCCCTGGCCTAGGGAGGTACTAACAACAATAATAAATAGTGTTAGTAGAGCTGGGGCTAAATCCATATCTTTTGATGTTCTATATACTGAAGCATCTATACATGGAGTCTGGGACGACAGTGCATTTGGGGACTCTATAGAAGATAGTAATATTTTCATTGGATCTACAACCTTAATGAACAAACCGACTAAGGATAATATATCCCTTCCAACCGGTGAAATTGTGATTGATGGTCTAAAAGAGTGGCTAGATTTAAAAAGCACAAATATTGATATTTTTAACTCAATTACAGAGACCATCCCAGAAGTCCTAAACAAGTCACGATTTGTAGCTAATGTTAAAATTGAACCAGATAGTGATGGAACATATAGAAGAGGTCAACTTTTCTATCTATATAATAATAAAGTTATACCTTCCCACGCCTTAGCCTCTTACATAATGGATAAAAAATATAAGATTTCAATTAAAAAGGGTATTTTAAAAATTGATGATAAAGTAATTCCTATTAACAATAGAGGTGAGGCTATTTTAAACTTTAGAGGGCCCTCTGGAACATATAAGAGTATAAATGCAGCAAAAATTATAAATAGTGAAATTTCCTACCTAAATGGGGAGGAATCGGATATAGATTTATCAATATTTAAGGATTCCCATGTTCTCTTTGGTTATAAGGCTGCAGGTCTATTAGACTTACGAGCAACTCCAATATCTGGGAAAGAGACTGGAGTAGAAATTCATGCAACAATGCTTGATAATCTACTAACAGATGACTTTATTTCTGAATTTAATATATTTTTATCAATATTACTAACTCTACTTCTTTGTTCCATAGCAGGATTTTTATATACAAAATATCAGGATATAAAAAAAGGAATATTTTTTTATCTGGTATTTATTGGTAGTACAATTGTTTTATCTATAATTCTCTATGTTAATAATATTTGGTACCCTCTATTTTATACTGAAATATCGATTTTAATAACACTTACGACTTCAGGTATCTTTAATTTAGCAACAGAAGGAAAACAAAAAAGATTTATTAAAAGTGTTTTTAGACAATACCTCTCACCTGATTATATTGAAAACATTCTAAAAGATCCTGGTAAACTAAAACTTGGAGGTGAGAAAAAAGAGTTATCTATATTTTTTTCTGACTTAGAAGGTTTTACTACAATTTCAGAAGGTTTAAGTCCTGAGGATTTAACAAAACTAATAAATGAGTACTTAACAGCAATGACAGATATTATTTTAGATGAGGGAGGAACTATTGATAAGTATGAGGGAGATGCAATAATTGCATTTTGGAATGCACCAATTGATTACCATGACCATGCAATTAGAGCAGTTAGAGCAGCCCTTAGATGTCAAAAAAAATTAGAAGAGTTACGTCCATATTTTAAGGAGACAACAGGACATATAATGAAAATGAGAATAGGTATAAATACAGGTGATGCTATTGTTGGAAATATGGGTTCAAATACTAGATTTGATTATACAATGTTAGGAGACTCTGTAAATTTAGCAGCTAGACTAGAAGGTGTTAATAAACAGTTTGGAACATATACCATGATTAGTAAATCAACCTATAACAGGTTAAATAGTGTTTTTCCTGTAAGAGAGTTAGGAAAGGTTCGGGTTGTAGGAAAACGTGAAAGCATTACTGTATATGAACCTATGTTAAAAGAGGATTATAATGATAAAATATATGACCGTTTTTTAATTGGTTTAAATCATTTTTACAACTCTAATTTTAATGAAGCTATTGATAATTTTTCTGAAATACCTTCAGATCCTGTTTCCCAAAAATATATAACTATGATAAACAGGATAAAAAACAGTAACCAAGAGAAGTGGGATGGAACCCTTACTTTGACAGAAAAATAG
- a CDS encoding winged-helix domain-containing protein, whose product MQKQIKIPLPTLKRYSKYLMVLESISDTWVSTTLLNLYTDSLPITIRKDLAYLSIKGTPQKGYPRVKLIKKIEKIIRGETTRDLILIGSWGLGDIILKQPKIYLKEYNLRVCFDYVDNKIDGLIPIYPMERLKDLIPRLGIKTAIFSINSDKSDKVLSILKETGIKGIININQSIISVDDSVKIINYSLINSVHELIGHIES is encoded by the coding sequence ATGCAAAAACAGATAAAAATACCACTTCCCACTCTTAAAAGGTACTCTAAGTATCTAATGGTTCTAGAGTCTATAAGTGATACATGGGTCTCAACAACTCTTTTAAACTTATATACAGACTCACTACCTATTACAATAAGAAAGGATTTGGCATATTTATCTATAAAGGGTACCCCTCAAAAAGGGTATCCTAGGGTTAAGTTAATAAAAAAAATTGAAAAAATTATTAGAGGAGAGACTACTAGGGATTTAATACTTATCGGATCTTGGGGATTAGGGGATATTATACTAAAACAACCTAAAATATATTTAAAAGAGTATAACCTACGGGTTTGTTTTGACTATGTGGATAATAAGATTGATGGTCTAATTCCAATTTATCCCATGGAGAGATTAAAGGACCTAATTCCTAGATTAGGTATAAAAACTGCTATTTTTAGTATTAATAGTGATAAATCAGATAAGGTTCTCTCGATCTTAAAAGAAACAGGAATAAAGGGGATAATAAATATTAATCAATCAATAATAAGTGTTGATGATTCGGTTAAAATCATCAACTACTCATTAATAAATAGTGTTCATGAGTTAATTGGACACATTGAGTCTTAA